The genomic interval TATTTAAAAGCATTAATATTTTATCATCAAATGAACACATATAGTATAAATGAATTAAAGAAATCGGAACTAAATTCTATTCGTATTTTAAAACGTGGTGTATGGTTGTATTTCTTTTTTTTACTATTTGAAGGCGGGTTAAGGAAATGGATTTTACCTGGTTTAGCAACTCCATTGTTAATTGTTAGAGATCCTTTAGCCATTTGGATATTAATTGTAGCTTTGCAACGAGGTTTCTTAAAGAAAAATACTTATGTTGCCATAATTGTTGTGGTTGGGCTTATCGCATTTTTTGCGGCAATGTTCGTGGGGCATCAGAATCTCTATGTGGCTATTTTTGGGTTACGAATACTATTGATTCATTTTCCATTAATGTTCGTTATTGGTAACATATTTTCAAAACAAGATATTATTAAGTTAGGGCGTATTCTAATATATATCAGTTTTCCAATGTTGTTGTTAATTGCTTTTCAATTTTTTAGTCCACAATCTGCTTGGATAAATAGAGGGGTTGGAGGAGATATGGAAGGTGCTGGTTTTAGTGGGGCTATGGGATATTTCAGACCTCCTGGGACCTTTTCTTTTACTAGTGGTAACGCTCAGTTTTGGGCATTTGTTACCCCTTTTATTTTTTATTTTTGGTTAGTTCCTCAGAAAATTAATCGTTCGCTCTTACTTGGGGCGACAGGGGCTTTACTATTGTCAATCCCTTTGTCCATTAGTAGATCCGTATTTTTCGCAGTGATGTTAACTTTTTTGTTTGCTCTACTTATTTTTATCCGACAACCTAAATTTTTGGGGCGTATATTCATTTCAATTGTAGCCATTTTTTTTTTACTTGTGGCCTTAACTCAGTTGCCTGTTTTTAAAACTGGTAGTGAGGTGTTTATAGAAAGATTTACTTCGGCCAATAAAATTGAAGGAGGATTAGAAGGAGTTTTCCTAGATCGATTTTTAGGTGGGATGATTGGGGCTATTACGGAATCTCATGGTATTCCTTTTTTTGGCTATGGTATCGGCATGGGGACAAATGTAGGAAGTAAGCTTTTAACTGGTAAGGCTACTTTTCTTATAGCTGAGGGTGAATGGGGACGTTTGATAGGAGAAATGGGGGTTTTATTGGGATTAGTTGTTATTTTGACACGGGTTCTGTTTGTTTTTAAAGTTACACTATTGGCTTTCAAGAGAATAAAATATGGAGATATACTTCCTTGGCTGTTATTAAGTTTCGGCGCATTAGCTATATTACAGTCACAATGGGCACAACCTACTTCATTGGGTTTTAGTACCCTAATTGGAGGTTTGATCATAGCTTCGTTAAAAAAGAACAAATTTTGATTAAAAAAATAAAATAGGATTATGAAGATCATCATTTTTACACATCCTTTATTCCTTGGGTCGCAAAGTATGCCTCGATATGCTACTATGCTGGAACAGGGAATGTTGGAAAGAGGACATGCTGTAGGCCTTTGGACTGCTTCACCATTTTTTTTTAGGTTGCCTGTTCCTGTTCTTTTTAAAAAGTGGTTGGGCTATATTGATCAGTTCATTGTATTTCCGTTTCAAATTAATCGAAGACTAAAGAATCTACCTCAAAATACACTTTTTGTTTTTTCTGATCAAGCTTTAGGTCCTTGGGTACCATTAGCGGCCAATCGATTGCATGTGATTCATTGTCATGATTTTTTGGCACAACAATCAGCCAAAGGTATTATTCCCGAAAATAGAGTAGGCTGGTCTGGGATTAAATATCAAGAATTCATTAGAAAGGGATATAAGAAAGGAAAAAATTTTATTTCTATTTCTAAACAAACACAGACCGATCTTCATGATTTTATGGGGACAGTCCCTGCTCTTTCTAAAGTAGTTTACAATGGTTTGAATCAAAAATTTGAGCAATCAAATCCAGAATTGATTAGAGCGCAATTGACTAATGATTTGAAAATTAATCTCTCTTTAGGCTATATTTTGCATGTAGGTGGCAATCAATTTTATAAAAATAGAAAAGGGGTAATTGAAATTTATACCGCTTGGCGCAAATCTACTGAAATTAATTTACCATTATTATTGGTTGGTTCACATCCCACAATGGAGTTAGAACAATTAAGAGAGGAATCTCTTTTCGCATCAGACATTCACTTCTTAACTTCGATAAATGACGACTTATTAAAACAAGGATATCAAGGAGCTACAGTATTATTATTCCCTTCTTTAGCGGAAGGTTTTGGTTGGCCTATAGCGGAAGCTATGGCTTCAGGTTGTCCTGTAATCACGACTAATGAAGCTCCAATGACCGAAGTAGGAGGGCAAGCGGCTTATTATATAGATAAAAGACCATTAGATACAAAAGAAGTTGAAGAATGGGCAAAGCGATCTGCATTAATTTTGAACAATGTTATTAGACTAAATAACAAAGAACGACAACAATGTATTGATTTTGGTATTGAAAATTCCAAACGTTTTGAAACTGAAAAAGCATTGGATCAAATAGAATCTATTTATAAAAAAATTACTGAAAATAAATTTTAATGAAAATTCTTCATGTTATTTCTTCTATGCATCCCAATTCTGGAGGGACTTCCCAGGCGATTCGGAATATTATTCCAAGTCTTCAAAAAAATGACGTCGAAAATGAAGTAGTCTGTTTGGACAACTCTGATCTAGATTATGGAGCTACAGATGATTTTAAAATATATAAAATAGGGAGAGGTAAAACGTCTTATCAATATCAGTCCTTATTAGTAAAGTGGTTAGAAAATAATTTACTTACCTACGGTGCTGTAATAGTTCATGGAATTTGGCAATACCCTAATTATGCAGTATATAGAGCCATTAGCCGATTAAAAACACAAAATAAGTTAGTGCCAAAAGTTGTGATTATGCCCCACGGGATGTTAGATCCTTATTTTCAAAAGGCAACGGATCGTAAATGGAAAGCATTACGCAATGAGTTAGTATGGAAAGCGACAGAACAAAAAGCTGTTAATGCGGCGGACGCCTTGTTTTTCACTTGTGAAGAAGAACTGTTATTAGCTCAAACTACTTTTAAAGGTTATGATCCTAAAAAGGAAATTAATGTGGGGTTTGGTATTCCGCATCCACCTATTCGAACTGTTAGAATGCAAACAGTTTTTCATGAAGTACTCCCATCTTTAAAAAATAATTACTGGTTATTTTTGAGTAGGATTCATCCTAAAAAAGGAATAGATTTGTTGATTGAAGCTTATAGTCAACTATGCCTAGAGCATCCAATTTTACCTGAACTTGTTATTGCAGGTCCTACAGATTCTGTGTATGCTCAACAAATGATGACGCTAGCAAAGAATAACCCTAAAATTCATTTTACGGGGATGTTAAATGGGGAAGCAAAATGGGGGGCTTTTTATGGCTGTGATACTTATTTGTTACCGAGTCATCAAGAGAATTTTGGTATTTCGATTGTAGAAGCTATGGCTTGTCGTAAATCAGTACTTATTTCTAAAAACATTAATATTTGGAGAGAAATTGAAGCAGGTAATGGAGGGTGGGTGCTAGATAATCTGACCGTTAAAGCAATTGAAGCGCAGTTGGTTAAAATAGCAAAATTGGATATATTAGAATTAGAACTAAAAGATGCTCAGGCTTATGATACCTTTGAACAAAAATTCAGTATTGAAGTATGCGCAGCCGTTTTTACTAAAGTTATAAAAGAGTTGTAATGCTTATAAGTTCATTAATATAATATAATTTCAACTTTTTTAATAAAAATTAATTTTTATGTTAGGACATAATTTAAATGATAAAGATGCTTATAAGAGACCTGTTTTCTCGACTTCAAGTAAAATAAGACGTTTTTTATGGCAAATTACATGGTTTATTCTCTGTCGTTACTCACCAGCTCCATTACATAAATGGAGATGTTTTATTATTAGCGCTTTTGGAGCTAATTTAGGAAAGAATAATTTTATATATCCTAATTGTAAAATTTGGGCTCCTTGGCTTTTAGAAACAGAAGATGTTGCAACGATTGGCCCAGGGGTTGAGATTTATAATCCAGGAGGAGTGTTCTTAGGCCACCATTCAATTATTTCACAAGATGCCTACATTTGCGGAGCCACACACGACTATAATTCAAAACATTTTACATATTTGAGTAAAAAAATTATCATAGCACCATATTCCTGGATATGTGCAAGAGCTATAGTGTTGCCAGGTGTTATATGTAATGAAGGGAGCGTATTGGCAGCAGCAGCAATAACATCAAAAGACCTTGAATCATGGAGTGTTTATGGAGGTAATCCTGCAAAACGAATAAAAAAGAGAAACAATTTTTTGAATGATATTTAAGCAAAATTGAAAATGGACAATAGAATATTTGACCTATGTATAATAGGTAGTGGTCCCGCTGGTATTATTACAGCTCTTGAATACAGTAAACTTAATCCTGAGAAGACTATATTACTCGTAGAATATGGTAAGTCAGATACAGTAAAAAACCCATTGGATGACAGTATCATAATCTCCAATCTTACGAACCATCATCCAGTATATGAATGTACCAACAAGAAGTTTGGAGGGTCTAGCGAAACTTGGGGAGGACGTTGCGTAATGTATGATGAAGTTGATTTTATTGATCGACCAATAATTAACAATGGTTGCACATGGGATTTAGACTTGTTTGAAGAGGTAAAAAAATATTTATCGCAAACTGCTGCGTATTTCGAATGTGGTGAGGCTAAATTTAATCTAAATCAAATAGATAAATTTGAAAAAACACGTATTGCAGATGATTTTGATTCTGAAAATATATCGGACTCTGTCGTAGAAAGATGGAGTATGCCTACACGTTTTGGTATACGCTATAGAAAAGAAATATTTGCTAATAAAAATATTACCTTAATTGAGGGCTATGAAGCAAGATCTTTTGAAAAACCCATTGCCGATGGAAAAGTATCGCTTCTTGAGCTAGTTGATTGGGATAATAAAGTAAAACAAATAGAAGCTAGGGATTTTGTTATAGCTGCTGGCGCACAAGAAAGCACGAGGCTATTATTACGTAACCTGCAACTATTTAAAAATCTTAATGATGTTCCACATTCACTAGGCAAATATTACCAAGGTCATCTTAGTGGGAAAATTGCTTCGGTGCAGTTTTATGGAAATCCTAAAAAGACTGATTATGCTTTTTTGAGAGATGATGATGGGATTTATTTGAGAAGACGCTTTCAGTTTAAAGCAGATTACCTTATTGAAAATAATCTCTTAAATACAGCAATATGGCTTGATAATCCATTATATTATGATCCAAAACATGGTAGTGGGGCTATGTCGTTTATGTATATGGCAATGATTACACCTTTTTTAGGGAAAAAGTTGGCACCACCAGCAATTGCTGATTCAATAACAAAAGGGAAAGTAGAAAACTTAGATAAGCATTTATTGAACATCATAAAAGGATTTCCTTTTTCAATATCTAAACCCGCTATTATTTTTTTTAAACGGTTTATGTTAAAACGCAAACTACCTGGCGTCTTTCTTTATAGCCCTGAAAATAAATATGCGTTACACTTTCATTCTGAACAAATTCCTTATGAAGGAAATACAATTACACTATCTGAGGATGGAGATAAATTGTTAATAAATTATACACTTACGGATGACGATATAAATTCGGTTATAGCTCTTCATAAAGAGTTAGATCAATCCCTGCAAAAAAGTGGTTGTGGTAAATTAGAATATTGGTTCCCTGAAGCAGATTTATTTAATGAAATAAAAAAAATGTCGCGTGATGGAATTCATCAGTCTGGCACTACCCGAATTGCAAACTCTGCAGAAAAAGGAGTAGTAGACCGCAATCTTAAAATATTTGGTACAGCAAATATATATGTTTGTAGTAGCTCTGTTTTTCCAACTTCAGGACAAGCAAATCCTACTTTTTTTCTTGGGGCATTTGCAGTAAGGCTTGCTCATGAACTAACTTATAAAAAATAATAATGAAACAAATAGAGCTTGTGCCTGGAATAAAATCTTCAGTTTTAGGTTTTGGTTGCGCACCAATAAAAGGTTCAGAGGGTAATAATAAATCTGCTAGAGCATTAAGTGCTGCTATAGATTTTGGCGTAACGCATTTTGACATAGCTCGCTCTTACGGATATGGAGAAGCAGAAGCTTTTGTCGGTAAAATTCTTAGGCCATATAGGAAAGACATTATTATTGCAAGTAAATTTGGTATTAAAGCAAATAATAAAGCTAAATTATTAGCTCCTTTAAAACCTATTATACGTTTTGCAAAGAACCTGAATGGGAAATCGGCTGCTAAACCTTTGACTATACAAAATAACAATGTTGCATCATTAGGAAATAGGTTTCATTCTAGAATTGAAATTAATCCGTTTGAAATGAAAAAAAGTTTAGAAGAAAGTTTAAAAGCGCTAAAAACTGATTATCTAGATTATTTTTTTGTACATGAACCATTATATGAAATACAGGATGTTGCTGCACTTTTTGAGTTAGCTGAAGAGCTTAAAAAAGAGGGGAAAATAAGAGCTTTTGGTATGGCATTTATGCAAAATCAAAAAGAACTACATACTAATTATTTAGAGAGTTTTGATATTCTTCAGTTTAATAATTCCCCAGGAATACTAAACTACGAAGATGTTAAAAAAGACCGTTCTAATAAGGCAAATATTTTTTTTTCACCTATAAATGGAGTTGAGAATACACTTTTACCGGAAGAAAAGTTGTTGAAATTAAATGAGGATTTTCCTGAAAGTGTAATACTTTGTTCTATGTTTAATGAAAAACACCTTGCGTCTAATGTAAAGTTATTCTCTTAATTATAAATAATAATGCTAAATATAATCTTTGTTTAAAATGAAAAAGCATAATGAATGCTCTAATCGAATTGCGGACAGATTTACTAATTAAATTGTTTTGGTTTATTATTAGACGGGATAAAATAAATAGAATACGAAGTTAAGGTATGTATTTTGAAAACAAAAACAGAAGCAAAAGTGATTGAGTCACAGAGAATTTACTTCTATAGTAACTCTAATGAATCAAATTCAACGGATATTTTCTTTATTTCAGGAAATTTTGTGATTAAGTATTTTTTTTTGTGTTCAGCTGAAGCATTTATCATGACAAACATAACCTTAGGAGAAGGGGCAATAATAGTTGAAAGGTCTGCTGTTTTTAAGGATGTAGCAGCTTGGACTATAGTAGGAGGCAATCCAGCAAAATTTATAAAAGATAGAAAAATTGAATAAGATACCCATAACCGCTATAGTTTCGGTAAAAAATGAATCACTTAATTTGCCTAATTGTCTGATAAAATTAGAGCGTTTCGATCAATTAATTATTGTAGATTCAGGAAGTACAGATGATACCGTATCCATTGCAAAAGGGTTTGGTGCGGAAGTTATACAATTTGATTGGGATGGAAAGTTTCCAAAAAAGCGTAATTGGGCACTTCAAAATGTACATATAAAAAATGATTGGGTTTTATTTTTGGATGCCGATGAGTTTGTAACAGAAGCTTTTGTATCCGAAATTGAAGAAAAAACAAAAGATCCTAACTATAATGGTTTTACAATTCATTTTGAAAACTATTTTATGGGGAAAAAACTTCGCTATGGCTATGGTTTCAATAAATCGGCACTATTTAAAAAATCCAAAGGAGCTTATGAAAAAATAGAGGAAGATCTTTGGAGCCATTTAGATATGGAAGTACATGAACACCCAATCATCGAAGGGAATATAGGTGTTATAAAAGAAAAAGTAGTCCACAAAGATTTTAAAACACTCGAGCACTATATTAGTAAGCATAATGCTTATTCTAGTTGGGAAGCGCATCGTTACCTTCAACTGAAAGAAGGTAAAAATATTCAGTTGAGTCGAAATCAAAAAATCAAGTATTTTTTGATGAATACTGGTTTGCTACCCTGGGTCTATTTTTTTGGTGCTTACCTGCTTAAATTCGGTTTTTTAGACGGAAAAGAAGGCTTTTATTTGGCAAAGTATAAGGCTAATTACTTTTTCCAAATTCAAACAAAAATTATAGAATTAAAAAATAAACAATAAACAATGAAAAAAATATTAGTTACAGGTGGTGCAGGATTTGTTGGATCTCATTTGTGTGCCCGTTTATTAGAGGAAGGGAATGATGTAATATGTTTGGATAATTACTTTACAGGCGATAAGAAAAACATATTAAAATTATTGGGTAATCCTCGTTTTGAATTGGTCCGTCATGACATCACGGAACCTTATTATGCTGAAGTAGATGAGATTTATAATTTAGCTTGTCCAGCTTCTCCAGTTCATTACCAATACAATCCGATTAAGACTATAAAGACTTCTGTAATGGGGGCTATTAATACGTTGGGGTTGGCAAAAAGGGTAAAAGCAAAAATTTTACAGGCCAGTACCAGTGAAGTGTATGGTGATCCACAGGTGCATCCGCAACCTGAAAGTTATTGGGGACATGTTAATCCTATTGGGATCCGTTCCTGTTATGATGAAGGCAAGCGTTGTGCCGAAACCTTGTTCATGGACTATCACAATCAAAATAATGTAGCTATAAAAATTATTCGAATTTTTAATACTTACGGGCCTAATATGAATCCCGCTGATGGTCGTGTAGTTTCTAATTTTATCGTTCAAGCATTAAAAGGGGAAGATATCACGATCTTTGGTGACGGTATGCAAACGCGTTCTTTTCAATATGTGGATGATTTAGTGGAAGGTATGATTCGAATGATGAATTCAGATGATGCATTCTTAGGTCCTGTCAATTTGGGGAATCCTAACGAATTTACGATGTTAGAATTGGCAGAAGCTGTTATTGCATTAACAGGTTCTCAATCTAAAATTATACATTTGGCCTTACCACAAGACGATCCCAAACAAAGACAACCGGATATTAGTTTAGCGAAAGAAAAACTAGGAGGGTGGCAACCTAAAGTGGAGCTAAATGAAGGATTGATTAAAACGATAGCCTATTTTGAAAACCTCTTAAAACAAGAAGAGGTAAGTAGATAAACGTTCCCAAAAACAATCAAAAAGTAATGTTTTATTTCTATCAAAATCATAGATTTTGATAGAAATAAAAATAATAAAATTATGATAAAATTAAAAGAGAGAAATCATACAATTGATGCTTTTCGTGTTTTAGCTATTTTTGGAGTTGTTGCTATACATATTAAAAATGATACATCAAATGCAGCACTTATAGGTAATTTTTTCACCCCTTTGTCAGTTCCTTTTTTCTATATTGTTTCTCTTCTTTATTTTATTATTGGACTAAAATCAGTAGGGGATAATGTCGTAAAAAAGACTTTCCACAAAACTTTTTATAGAATAGTTTTGCCTTACCTAATCTGGACTGTGATTTATGTTTTATTACGGGTAATTAAAGCTCAATTAATAGGTGCTGAATCGGGGATAGTTTTTTGGCGAGCTTTTTTTTATGGAGAAAGTGCAGTTCAACTTTATTTTATACCCTATCTACTAAGTATGCAGGCTATCATACTGTCTTTGTACCTATTATTTAAAGGTAATGTTAAAAATAAATTTTATGGAATAACTTTATTAATATCTACAGCGCTATTTTTAAAAATTAGTATAGTTAATAATTGTTTTGGTAATTCCATTGGGTTTGTATTGATAGGGATTCCGTCGTATATTTCGTTTGCTTTTTTAAGTACCTTATTTTTATCAAATAGAATAAATATTAAAACTGTTTGTATTGGGGCAACAATTATAGCAGTTATTGTAGCTTTGATTGAAAATAAAATAGATCTAACTATTTCAGATTATTCAGCATTAAGTCCTTTGTTAGCATTTGGTTTGTTATTAATGGGTATTGGATTATATGATAGTATTCGCTTACCTTTAGTATTAACCTCGGCTACGTATGGCGTTTATCTTGCTCATATTTTGATTTTGGAAGGATTTGAATTTATAATTGATAAAGCACAAATTATTTTAAATTATGGTTTTTTCGAGAAATTACTTTTAACAGTATTCATTTTTGGTATTTCAATAATTCTATTATTATTGATTAGAAAATATTCTTTATTGCGTATTTTTTTATTGGGAGAAAAATAATTTAAGAAAGAATCCTGATTATTTTAGAAAAATAATACTTCCAGTATGATAAATAATTTGAAAAATTGCGTAAATCATTAGTTAAAAAAAGCAATAATCTGTATCGGTTATTTAGGACGATAGAACCCCTTTTTAAATTTGTCAATTGAATTGAATTCACCATGATTAATAAATGTTTGAAAAAAATAAGCCTACGCGTCTTATCGTTTTTTTATTTCTCGATAGTAATATATGTAGTTTTTTTTGCAAGAAGAAGACAGCAACTTGTAGATTTTAGGAATGAAATTAATTTATTTCCTTTTCAGGATAAAATTAATTTCATTCAGACAAGTAGTATCCGAAGTGAAGCTGATAAGTATGTGTTTTATTCTGATTTTTTAGGGAATATTGTTATGTTTATTCCTTTTGTTTTTGCTGTAGAATGGTTAGTGACTAAACAATATTCCAATCGTTTTCATATCTTAACATTGTTTTTATGTAGTTTTTCGATAGAAAGCCTTCAGTTCATTTTTAATATCGGAGTTTTTGATATTGATGATTTATTGCTGAATACAGTAGGTGGTCTTTTAGGCTTATTAGCCTTCAATTTTTTTAATTTTAAACGACTTAAGTCTTAATGAAAGTATCAATTATTACCATCTGTTACAATCGTGTTGCTACTATTGAAGCATCTATTTTAAGCGTGATTAATCAAGATTATCCTAATATAGAGTATATTGTTATAGATGGGAATTCTAAGGATGGTACTCAGGCTATTATCCAAAAATATACGGATGAAATCGCGGTTTATATATCAGAGCCAGATAAAGGCATGTATGATGCAATTAACAAAGGTCTTCAGTTGGCAACAGGGGATGTTATAGGTTTAATGCATTCCGATGATACTTTTTATGATACGAAAGTTGTGTCTAATATTGCCGCTACATTTCAAAAACAATGCGGCATAGATGGTGTTTACGGTGATGGAATCTATGTTACGAATGACGTAGAGGAACGTTTAGTGAGAAATAGAATTGGTGGGGAATACAATTTTAATAATATTTTGAAAGGTTGGTTGCCATTGCACCCTACGGTTTATCTTAGAAAAGCTTGTATTGAAAAATATGGAGTTTATAATTTAGATTTTAAAATAGCTTCAGATACTGAGTTTTTATTACGCTATTTATACAAACATAAAATTAAAATGTATTATCTAAATAGCTATGTCGTTAAAATGAAGATGGGTGGCCTAAGTACAGATTATAAAAGGGCTATTGCTGTTCTGAAAGAAGATTATACGATTTATAAATATCACAATATAAGCGCGCTAAAAGTTGTTTTCCAAAAGAAAGTACAAGCTTTACAGCAATATTTAAAAAAATAAAGTTTCCTTTTTACCAATAAATAAATTAGAATAATAGAACCTGTGGGGGTGAATTATAAAAAATAGTTCGATACATTATAAAAAATAAAATACAACGTCATTGGTTGTGTTGTATTCAAAAAAAGGAACACAAAAAGTGTCGAGAATTGTTTTTCAATATAAATTTCTACAGAAAATTACTTAAGCTGACGATAATTAATTACACCAACTGATTAAATCAACGAAATCATATGTCAATTTTACATAAACTAGTCCCCTTTCATATTTCCCGTTATTTTAAATTAATTTTTCTTATTTGGGATATTCTATTATTGAATGTATCTATTTGTTTTTCTTTTATGTTGCAATATGGTTCATTAGTACAAACAGATTTGAAGGAAGTTCAAACGATTTCATTGTTGTCTAATTTATTTTGGATTGGTATTTTATTAAACAAAGATGCCTATCGAATTATTAGAATTGAGCGAATAGAATCGATACTTTTTCGAATGATCAAACAATTAACGATACATCTAGCTTTAATTGCTATTTTTATTACTGTATTGAAATATCATGATATTTCTCCCATGCGACTTCTGTATTTTTATTTAATTTTCTTCATTTTACTTTTGTTTTCTCGTTTGGGCTTTATGAAAATGTTGAGGTACATCAGGTACAGGGGCTATAATTTTAGGACGGTAGTAATAATTGGGGCTAATGATAAAGGGGAGAATATCCGTAAGGTTTTAGCTAAAGACCTTACTTATGGGTACCGTATATTAGGATTTTTTGATGATGTTGTTGATCCTTTTGCTCTGATTTCTGGACCTCTATTGGGAGGCTTTGATGCGATTGAAAACTATGTTCTTAAGGAAAAAGTAGATGAAATGTATATTGCACTACATATTGAAAATATAGAAATAATCAAAAAAATGACAGCACTATGTGAACGAAATATGATTCGCATTAAATTTATTCCTGATTTTCTACAATACACTCGTGCACGCAAAGTAGAGATTACTTTCTACGAAAATATACCTGTCTTGATGTTACGCAAAGAACCTCTGGAAGCTACAGTCAACCGA from Flavobacterium ovatum carries:
- a CDS encoding putative colanic acid biosynthesis acetyltransferase; the protein is MLGHNLNDKDAYKRPVFSTSSKIRRFLWQITWFILCRYSPAPLHKWRCFIISAFGANLGKNNFIYPNCKIWAPWLLETEDVATIGPGVEIYNPGGVFLGHHSIISQDAYICGATHDYNSKHFTYLSKKIIIAPYSWICARAIVLPGVICNEGSVLAAAAITSKDLESWSVYGGNPAKRIKKRNNFLNDI
- a CDS encoding GMC family oxidoreductase, with the translated sequence MDNRIFDLCIIGSGPAGIITALEYSKLNPEKTILLVEYGKSDTVKNPLDDSIIISNLTNHHPVYECTNKKFGGSSETWGGRCVMYDEVDFIDRPIINNGCTWDLDLFEEVKKYLSQTAAYFECGEAKFNLNQIDKFEKTRIADDFDSENISDSVVERWSMPTRFGIRYRKEIFANKNITLIEGYEARSFEKPIADGKVSLLELVDWDNKVKQIEARDFVIAAGAQESTRLLLRNLQLFKNLNDVPHSLGKYYQGHLSGKIASVQFYGNPKKTDYAFLRDDDGIYLRRRFQFKADYLIENNLLNTAIWLDNPLYYDPKHGSGAMSFMYMAMITPFLGKKLAPPAIADSITKGKVENLDKHLLNIIKGFPFSISKPAIIFFKRFMLKRKLPGVFLYSPENKYALHFHSEQIPYEGNTITLSEDGDKLLINYTLTDDDINSVIALHKELDQSLQKSGCGKLEYWFPEADLFNEIKKMSRDGIHQSGTTRIANSAEKGVVDRNLKIFGTANIYVCSSSVFPTSGQANPTFFLGAFAVRLAHELTYKK
- a CDS encoding acyltransferase family protein, with translation MIKLKERNHTIDAFRVLAIFGVVAIHIKNDTSNAALIGNFFTPLSVPFFYIVSLLYFIIGLKSVGDNVVKKTFHKTFYRIVLPYLIWTVIYVLLRVIKAQLIGAESGIVFWRAFFYGESAVQLYFIPYLLSMQAIILSLYLLFKGNVKNKFYGITLLISTALFLKISIVNNCFGNSIGFVLIGIPSYISFAFLSTLFLSNRINIKTVCIGATIIAVIVALIENKIDLTISDYSALSPLLAFGLLLMGIGLYDSIRLPLVLTSATYGVYLAHILILEGFEFIIDKAQIILNYGFFEKLLLTVFIFGISIILLLLIRKYSLLRIFLLGEK
- a CDS encoding glycosyltransferase family 1 protein, whose amino-acid sequence is MKIIIFTHPLFLGSQSMPRYATMLEQGMLERGHAVGLWTASPFFFRLPVPVLFKKWLGYIDQFIVFPFQINRRLKNLPQNTLFVFSDQALGPWVPLAANRLHVIHCHDFLAQQSAKGIIPENRVGWSGIKYQEFIRKGYKKGKNFISISKQTQTDLHDFMGTVPALSKVVYNGLNQKFEQSNPELIRAQLTNDLKINLSLGYILHVGGNQFYKNRKGVIEIYTAWRKSTEINLPLLLVGSHPTMELEQLREESLFASDIHFLTSINDDLLKQGYQGATVLLFPSLAEGFGWPIAEAMASGCPVITTNEAPMTEVGGQAAYYIDKRPLDTKEVEEWAKRSALILNNVIRLNNKERQQCIDFGIENSKRFETEKALDQIESIYKKITENKF
- a CDS encoding VanZ family protein, whose translation is MKKISLRVLSFFYFSIVIYVVFFARRRQQLVDFRNEINLFPFQDKINFIQTSSIRSEADKYVFYSDFLGNIVMFIPFVFAVEWLVTKQYSNRFHILTLFLCSFSIESLQFIFNIGVFDIDDLLLNTVGGLLGLLAFNFFNFKRLKS
- a CDS encoding glycosyltransferase family 2 protein, with product MNKIPITAIVSVKNESLNLPNCLIKLERFDQLIIVDSGSTDDTVSIAKGFGAEVIQFDWDGKFPKKRNWALQNVHIKNDWVLFLDADEFVTEAFVSEIEEKTKDPNYNGFTIHFENYFMGKKLRYGYGFNKSALFKKSKGAYEKIEEDLWSHLDMEVHEHPIIEGNIGVIKEKVVHKDFKTLEHYISKHNAYSSWEAHRYLQLKEGKNIQLSRNQKIKYFLMNTGLLPWVYFFGAYLLKFGFLDGKEGFYLAKYKANYFFQIQTKIIELKNKQ
- a CDS encoding glycosyltransferase, with the protein product MKILHVISSMHPNSGGTSQAIRNIIPSLQKNDVENEVVCLDNSDLDYGATDDFKIYKIGRGKTSYQYQSLLVKWLENNLLTYGAVIVHGIWQYPNYAVYRAISRLKTQNKLVPKVVIMPHGMLDPYFQKATDRKWKALRNELVWKATEQKAVNAADALFFTCEEELLLAQTTFKGYDPKKEINVGFGIPHPPIRTVRMQTVFHEVLPSLKNNYWLFLSRIHPKKGIDLLIEAYSQLCLEHPILPELVIAGPTDSVYAQQMMTLAKNNPKIHFTGMLNGEAKWGAFYGCDTYLLPSHQENFGISIVEAMACRKSVLISKNINIWREIEAGNGGWVLDNLTVKAIEAQLVKIAKLDILELELKDAQAYDTFEQKFSIEVCAAVFTKVIKEL
- a CDS encoding UDP-glucuronic acid decarboxylase family protein — protein: MKKILVTGGAGFVGSHLCARLLEEGNDVICLDNYFTGDKKNILKLLGNPRFELVRHDITEPYYAEVDEIYNLACPASPVHYQYNPIKTIKTSVMGAINTLGLAKRVKAKILQASTSEVYGDPQVHPQPESYWGHVNPIGIRSCYDEGKRCAETLFMDYHNQNNVAIKIIRIFNTYGPNMNPADGRVVSNFIVQALKGEDITIFGDGMQTRSFQYVDDLVEGMIRMMNSDDAFLGPVNLGNPNEFTMLELAEAVIALTGSQSKIIHLALPQDDPKQRQPDISLAKEKLGGWQPKVELNEGLIKTIAYFENLLKQEEVSR
- a CDS encoding aldo/keto reductase — translated: MKQIELVPGIKSSVLGFGCAPIKGSEGNNKSARALSAAIDFGVTHFDIARSYGYGEAEAFVGKILRPYRKDIIIASKFGIKANNKAKLLAPLKPIIRFAKNLNGKSAAKPLTIQNNNVASLGNRFHSRIEINPFEMKKSLEESLKALKTDYLDYFFVHEPLYEIQDVAALFELAEELKKEGKIRAFGMAFMQNQKELHTNYLESFDILQFNNSPGILNYEDVKKDRSNKANIFFSPINGVENTLLPEEKLLKLNEDFPESVILCSMFNEKHLASNVKLFS